One part of the Coleofasciculus chthonoplastes PCC 7420 genome encodes these proteins:
- a CDS encoding CHAT domain-containing protein — protein sequence MDSLLSPVQATESPPANISQSPSAQTLLKTGIEQFQAERFTDAIASWQNALNAYILLDDRLHQAFILSNLSLAYQHLGQWQEAEATLNQSLNFFNQQTPDSRSVIDWEYYAKALNAQGWLTWRQGQSEAALQAWKEATLAYQSANHFPGIIGSQINQAKALQSLGFSIAAEKILKQVQSTTQEQTDPKLQAIALQSLGNAFRRVGNLEESQKVLNQSFAIANQELTPYLSPNPPNSTQSSILLDLGNTERAQWERAVALNLDEADEHKTAALDYYQKAATLAASLLPRVQANANLLSLLVTIKSIENSPPSQWNDVWELWNTLQSQFAELPLSRSGIEVQLNAVNSLIKLHIIRKSPDTQSAELLSTLAQRLTHTIQQADQLQDRRAKSLALGQLGHLYEQTQQWDNSKTITNQAIILSEEIQAPDIRYRWEWQLGRILKEQNQEIDAIRTYDQAVKTLEQVRKDLLFIDSDVQFSFRDNVEPLYRQFVDLLLTSPHPTQKNLSKAIELIDSLQLAELENYLGCNIDPVQISQHLIDPNAAILYPIILDDRLEVILQLPNQPLQPHRVQLPKSDIESMINRLYAHLPVPRSWRSVQQDMSQLYDLLIRPFESILEANTKLEDSPIKTLVFVLDGGLRNIPMSALWDSQRQRYLLERYASAVAPSLQLIEPKPLTHPPKILTAGSTEALEHPFQESNLSPLKNVQKELNAIQSLPTKVKVLFNETFTKANLEHQLQDDNFSILHLASHGVFSSDFSRTFIALSDDPLFAEDLDNLLRSSDIEGSIIELLVLSACQTATGDNRATLGLAGLTVRAGARSTLATLWTVDDASAATVMEEFYRQLLQNPESSRAEALRRAQINLWKAGAEQLKNWERPYYWSPYILVGNWL from the coding sequence GTGGATTCTCTCCTATCCCCAGTTCAAGCGACTGAATCCCCACCTGCCAATATTTCTCAATCTCCATCAGCCCAAACTCTGCTCAAAACGGGTATTGAACAGTTTCAAGCTGAACGATTTACAGACGCGATCGCGAGTTGGCAAAATGCTCTCAATGCCTATATTCTTTTAGATGATCGGTTACATCAAGCCTTTATCCTCAGTAACCTGTCCCTAGCCTATCAACATCTCGGTCAATGGCAGGAAGCTGAAGCCACTCTCAATCAAAGCCTGAATTTTTTTAACCAGCAAACTCCAGATTCCCGCTCAGTCATTGACTGGGAATACTACGCCAAAGCGCTAAATGCTCAAGGATGGCTCACCTGGAGACAGGGACAATCGGAAGCAGCGCTGCAAGCCTGGAAAGAAGCCACACTTGCTTACCAATCAGCTAACCATTTTCCTGGAATCATCGGTAGCCAAATTAATCAAGCCAAAGCACTGCAATCTTTGGGTTTTAGTATTGCTGCTGAGAAAATCCTGAAACAGGTTCAAAGCACAACCCAGGAACAGACTGATCCAAAACTTCAGGCGATCGCACTGCAATCTCTGGGTAATGCCTTTCGCCGAGTTGGGAATTTAGAAGAGTCCCAAAAGGTATTAAACCAGAGTTTCGCGATCGCTAATCAAGAACTTACCCCTTACTTATCTCCAAACCCGCCCAATTCAACTCAAAGCTCAATTCTTTTAGATTTAGGCAATACAGAGCGTGCCCAGTGGGAACGAGCAGTAGCCCTTAACCTCGATGAAGCCGATGAACACAAAACTGCCGCCCTAGACTATTACCAAAAAGCAGCAACGTTAGCCGCCTCTCTATTGCCCCGTGTTCAGGCAAATGCCAACTTACTCAGTTTGCTTGTCACGATCAAAAGCATAGAAAATTCACCACCGAGTCAGTGGAATGATGTTTGGGAATTATGGAACACGCTGCAATCTCAATTTGCCGAACTCCCCCTCAGCCGCTCAGGAATTGAAGTTCAGCTCAACGCCGTCAATAGCCTGATCAAGCTGCACATAATACGGAAATCTCCTGATACCCAAAGTGCTGAACTTCTGTCAACTCTAGCTCAACGATTAACCCATACTATTCAACAGGCTGACCAACTTCAAGATCGTCGGGCAAAATCTCTCGCGCTGGGACAATTGGGACATTTGTACGAACAGACTCAGCAATGGGATAATAGCAAAACCATTACCAATCAAGCCATTATTCTCTCAGAAGAAATTCAAGCTCCCGATATTCGCTATCGTTGGGAGTGGCAACTCGGTCGCATTCTCAAGGAACAGAACCAGGAAATTGATGCGATTCGTACCTATGATCAGGCAGTTAAGACACTAGAACAGGTTCGTAAAGACCTACTCTTCATCGACTCCGATGTTCAGTTTTCCTTCAGAGATAACGTTGAGCCACTTTACCGACAGTTTGTCGATTTACTGCTGACATCTCCTCATCCCACCCAAAAGAATTTGAGCAAAGCGATTGAACTCATTGATTCTTTGCAGTTAGCTGAATTAGAGAATTATCTAGGTTGTAATATTGATCCTGTTCAGATTAGCCAACACCTCATTGACCCAAATGCCGCCATTTTATATCCGATTATTCTGGATGATCGCTTGGAGGTTATTCTTCAGTTACCGAACCAGCCCCTCCAGCCTCATCGTGTGCAACTCCCCAAATCAGACATTGAATCGATGATCAATCGACTCTATGCTCATCTTCCCGTACCTAGAAGTTGGCGTTCGGTTCAACAGGATATGAGTCAGCTTTATGACCTATTAATTCGTCCCTTTGAATCCATTTTAGAAGCGAATACCAAACTGGAAGATAGCCCCATCAAAACCTTAGTCTTTGTGTTAGATGGCGGATTAAGAAACATCCCAATGTCTGCTTTGTGGGATAGCCAGCGGCAAAGATATTTACTGGAACGGTACGCCAGTGCAGTGGCACCCAGTTTGCAGTTGATTGAACCTAAACCCCTAACCCACCCGCCCAAAATCTTGACAGCAGGCTCAACTGAAGCCCTGGAGCATCCCTTTCAAGAGAGTAACTTATCCCCACTCAAAAATGTACAAAAAGAGCTGAACGCTATTCAATCTCTACCTACGAAGGTAAAGGTTTTATTCAATGAAACATTCACAAAAGCGAATCTAGAACATCAACTGCAAGATGATAACTTTTCCATCCTACACCTTGCCAGTCACGGGGTTTTTAGCTCTGATTTCTCAAGAACATTTATTGCGTTATCAGATGATCCACTCTTTGCCGAAGACTTAGATAATCTCTTGAGAAGCAGTGATATTGAAGGCAGCATTATTGAACTTTTAGTATTGAGTGCTTGTCAGACAGCAACCGGAGATAATCGAGCCACATTAGGATTAGCCGGATTGACGGTTCGAGCAGGCGCAAGAAGCACTCTCGCCACACTCTGGACTGTGGATGACGCATCGGCGGCTACGGTTATGGAAGAATTCTATCGACAACTCTTACAAAATCCTGAGAGTAGTCGAGCTGAAGCTTTGCGTCGAGCGCAAATTAATTTATGGAAAGCAGGTGCTGAACAATTGAAAAATTGGGAACGTCCCTACTATTGGTCACCCTATATATTAGTGGGAAATTGGCTTTAG
- a CDS encoding filamentous hemagglutinin N-terminal domain-containing protein, with protein sequence MTGTTNLKSLLWFVLFPFLSLGCWLNLGRQKASAQILPDHTLGAESSRITRVNEVRELIEGGAIRGSNLFHSFEAFNVSEGQEAYFANPVGIESIFSRVTGNDPSAILGTLGINGGANLFFLNPNGIIFGENAQLDIRGSFVASTANRLVFDNGVEFSATNPESAPLLTINLTPGLQYGANPPPQSSIERGKIITANATRLAVGHNLTLAANDLDLRGNLYAGNDLKIVAQDTVRIRDSVVNSFIAQAQGDLLIHGNQNVDIVALNHPDSGLFSGGEMVLQSANPVRGDAHYWSGGSFRIKKLDESLGDLYSPNDPIIRANGDVFLALSLSLPTIQFIWLIVSSSAIQLIRTRGVTSISRLGQCP encoded by the coding sequence ATGACGGGCACTACCAATCTGAAATCGCTTCTCTGGTTCGTCCTTTTTCCGTTTCTATCACTGGGTTGTTGGTTGAATCTTGGGCGACAAAAAGCTTCGGCTCAAATCCTTCCTGATCATACCCTGGGGGCTGAGTCGTCTCGCATTACGAGGGTGAATGAGGTTCGGGAGTTAATCGAAGGGGGCGCGATTCGCGGTAGTAATCTCTTCCATAGTTTTGAGGCGTTTAATGTTAGTGAGGGACAAGAAGCTTATTTTGCGAATCCGGTAGGAATTGAAAGTATTTTTAGTCGGGTAACGGGGAATGACCCTTCGGCTATTTTAGGGACGTTGGGAATTAATGGGGGGGCGAATCTGTTTTTCCTGAATCCGAATGGGATTATTTTTGGAGAAAATGCTCAGTTGGATATTCGGGGTTCCTTTGTGGCGAGTACGGCGAATCGTTTGGTATTTGATAATGGGGTTGAATTTAGTGCGACGAATCCAGAGTCAGCGCCACTGTTGACGATTAATCTGACTCCAGGGTTGCAGTATGGAGCAAATCCCCCACCTCAATCTTCTATAGAAAGAGGAAAGATAATCACTGCAAATGCAACTCGTTTAGCCGTTGGTCATAATTTAACCTTAGCGGCGAACGATTTAGACTTACGAGGTAATTTATATGCAGGAAATGACTTGAAAATAGTTGCCCAAGATACGGTGCGGATAAGAGATAGTGTAGTCAATAGTTTTATTGCTCAAGCTCAGGGTGATTTGCTAATTCATGGCAATCAAAATGTTGATATTGTTGCCTTGAATCATCCAGATAGTGGGCTATTTTCCGGTGGGGAGATGGTCTTGCAAAGTGCCAATCCTGTGAGAGGAGACGCTCATTACTGGAGTGGGGGGAGTTTTCGGATTAAAAAATTAGATGAAAGTTTGGGGGATTTGTATAGTCCTAATGACCCTATAATCCGAGCGAATGGAGATGTATTCCTTGCCTTATCACTTTCATTGCCAACGATACAATTCATCTGGTTGATAGTTTCATCCTCAGCGATACAGCTAATCCGAACAAGGGGGGTGACATCAATCTCACGGCTAGGTCAATGTCCTTGA
- a CDS encoding Eco57I restriction-modification methylase domain-containing protein, translating into MRKTNFERRRLSLQCQLDQKKTHKERNKLGQFATPSLLAKSIVEHSISLLGEQTDIHFLDPAFGTGAFFSALLNMERAGNLVRAQGFEIDPCYAESVRELWRDTSLNLDILDFTRLSPPNQQSERYNLIICNPPYIRHHYMSREEKIRLQELTLKTCEMRMSGLAGLYCYFLCLAHSWMMKGGIAGWLIPSEFMDVNYGKAIKNYLLKKVTLIQIHRFDSEDVKFDDALVSSAIVWIKNTIPPPNHQVLFTLGDSLSSPSSSKWVNSSILMTEEKWTRFPSLNIRHNSDNFCLADIFEIKRGIATGDNAFFILTEKQVKEHKLPTEFLKPIIPSPRYLYTDEIQADDEGMPLLERRLFLLDCNLPEEEVQKKYPNLWKYLNFGKGTVSERYLCRHRKIWYSQERRYTAPIICSYMGRNRSETGRAFRFILNHSNAIASNVYLLLYPHKKIAQYLALEPSRIRKIWEILNSLNPTSILEEGRVYGGGLHKIEPKELGKVDATSVIDALPAIAKPTKVVQYSLFES; encoded by the coding sequence TTGAGAAAAACAAATTTTGAAAGAAGACGCTTATCACTGCAATGTCAACTAGACCAGAAAAAAACTCACAAAGAACGTAATAAATTAGGGCAATTTGCGACACCTAGTTTACTTGCTAAAAGCATAGTTGAACATTCTATATCTCTCCTTGGTGAACAAACAGACATTCATTTTTTAGATCCGGCTTTTGGAACAGGAGCTTTTTTCTCTGCCTTGCTAAATATGGAAAGAGCAGGAAACCTCGTCAGGGCGCAAGGGTTTGAAATTGACCCATGTTACGCAGAAAGTGTCAGAGAGTTATGGAGAGATACATCCCTGAACTTGGATATTCTAGACTTCACTCGCCTATCTCCACCCAATCAACAGTCTGAACGCTATAACTTGATTATTTGTAATCCTCCTTACATCCGCCATCATTATATGAGTCGTGAGGAGAAGATTAGACTACAAGAACTAACTCTTAAAACCTGCGAGATGCGGATGAGCGGACTAGCGGGTTTATACTGCTATTTCTTATGTCTTGCTCACTCCTGGATGATGAAAGGAGGAATTGCTGGTTGGCTTATCCCCAGTGAATTTATGGATGTTAATTATGGTAAAGCTATCAAAAATTATCTACTCAAAAAAGTAACGCTTATACAAATTCATCGATTTGATTCGGAAGATGTCAAGTTTGATGACGCTTTGGTGTCATCTGCTATAGTTTGGATAAAAAACACAATTCCACCGCCAAATCATCAAGTTTTATTCACTTTGGGAGATTCGTTATCCTCACCAAGTTCATCAAAATGGGTTAATTCATCAATTTTGATGACTGAAGAAAAATGGACTCGATTTCCATCCTTGAATATTCGTCATAATTCAGATAATTTTTGTTTGGCAGATATATTTGAGATAAAACGTGGAATAGCAACTGGAGACAATGCTTTTTTTATTCTTACTGAAAAACAGGTCAAAGAGCATAAACTCCCAACTGAGTTTCTCAAACCAATTATACCTAGTCCCAGATATCTGTATACAGATGAGATCCAAGCAGACGATGAGGGTATGCCGTTATTAGAACGTCGCCTTTTTCTTTTAGACTGCAACCTTCCTGAAGAAGAGGTGCAAAAAAAATATCCTAACTTATGGAAATATCTAAACTTTGGAAAAGGGACTGTATCAGAGCGTTACTTATGTCGTCATCGGAAGATTTGGTATTCACAGGAAAGACGATATACCGCACCAATTATTTGTAGTTATATGGGCAGAAATAGAAGTGAAACTGGTCGTGCATTCAGATTTATTTTAAACCATTCAAACGCTATAGCCTCCAATGTTTATCTACTTCTATATCCCCACAAAAAAATAGCACAGTATCTCGCCTTAGAGCCTTCTAGAATCCGCAAAATCTGGGAAATACTGAATTCTCTTAACCCTACTTCTATCTTGGAAGAAGGAAGAGTATATGGAGGAGGCTTACATAAGATTGAACCCAAAGAATTGGGTAAAGTAGATGCAACAAGCGTTATTGATGCTCTCCCTGCAATAGCTAAACCTACCAAGGTAGTACAGTACAGCCTGTTTGAAAGCTGA
- a CDS encoding matrixin family metalloprotease, producing the protein MGVKRSGINSIDALLKGSYWGRVGKPVTLTYSIQEVGSHALDRYEICMVREAINQWKYVANIDFHRVDKGGNLRFSGESGKGGLASYKYNRKWWNPFSWGSDKLNHVNIKLGKQSENGIGARFLDVAIHEIGHALGLKHPGNYNGDKKGKSPFLSYSQDNNTNTVMSYNDVGSYAATPMPYDIRAVQYLYGARSFNSGNTTYKFSSVNSYWDGSRHRGRSNKPMKLAVWDSAGVDTFNLSKLGYSRNGYHIDINQGGIITYQDEYNQRTYKAQDNSKDRKDWETHKTSPRGTTIAYGARIENVVGSSSDDKIIGNSSANVLRGGRGDDDIKGNSNNDTLYGDAGNDRLYGGSGSDRLDGGSGNDRLYGGSGSDRLDGGSGNDRLYGDSSSRFSFFSGSDYLHGGLGNDSLYGGRYNDTLVGSYGNDYLHGGTGSDSMSGGSGNDRYVVDNVGDRIVEYSNRGTDQVSSSINYTLGDHLENLSLTGKASRGYGNALNNRIRGNNLANYIRGSAGDDRLYGYGGNDTLKGDGDNDYLNGGTGSDRMYGGSGNDYLNGGTGSDRMSGGSGNDRYVVDNVGDRIVEYSNHGTDQVSSSINYTLGDHLENLSLTGKASRGYGNALNNSIRGNNLANYIRGSAGDDYLYGYSGNDTLTGDGDNDYLNGGTGSDSMYGGSGNDRYIAILNRMQQVDGLKSRYSKGFSFENCHNQFRIAI; encoded by the coding sequence ATGGGTGTCAAACGGTCGGGCATTAATAGCATTGATGCGCTGCTGAAAGGAAGTTATTGGGGTCGCGTAGGTAAGCCAGTAACTCTGACTTACAGTATTCAGGAAGTAGGGAGTCACGCCCTAGACAGGTATGAAATATGTATGGTGAGAGAAGCTATCAATCAATGGAAATATGTTGCAAATATTGACTTTCATCGAGTTGACAAAGGAGGCAATCTCCGCTTTTCGGGTGAGAGTGGCAAAGGGGGATTAGCTAGCTACAAGTATAACAGAAAATGGTGGAATCCTTTTTCCTGGGGAAGCGATAAACTTAACCATGTCAATATCAAGCTTGGCAAACAATCAGAGAATGGAATAGGAGCAAGGTTTCTTGATGTTGCTATTCACGAAATAGGACATGCTTTAGGACTCAAACATCCAGGTAACTATAACGGTGATAAAAAGGGTAAATCTCCTTTTCTGTCCTATTCTCAGGACAACAATACCAATACGGTGATGAGCTACAACGATGTTGGCAGTTATGCGGCTACCCCCATGCCCTATGACATCAGAGCTGTTCAGTATCTCTATGGCGCCCGGTCATTTAATTCAGGCAATACAACCTATAAGTTTAGCAGTGTTAACAGCTATTGGGATGGTTCTCGTCACCGTGGACGAAGTAACAAACCGATGAAGTTAGCTGTTTGGGATAGTGCAGGAGTTGACACGTTTAATTTGTCTAAACTTGGCTATAGCCGCAATGGCTATCACATTGACATAAATCAAGGCGGCATCATCACCTATCAGGATGAATATAACCAGAGAACGTACAAGGCTCAAGACAATAGTAAGGATAGAAAGGATTGGGAGACACACAAGACTTCTCCTCGTGGAACAACAATTGCGTATGGGGCGAGGATTGAGAATGTTGTCGGTAGTTCAAGCGATGACAAAATCATAGGTAATAGTTCTGCCAACGTTCTGCGAGGCGGAAGAGGCGACGACGACATTAAGGGTAACTCTAACAACGATACCTTGTATGGAGATGCCGGAAATGACAGACTCTACGGTGGTTCAGGTAGCGATCGCCTTGACGGGGGTTCAGGAAATGACAGACTCTACGGTGGTTCAGGTAGCGATCGCCTTGACGGGGGTTCAGGAAATGATCGCCTCTATGGGGATTCTAGCAGTCGTTTCTCTTTCTTTTCTGGCAGCGACTACCTCCATGGTGGTTTAGGCAATGACTCTCTCTACGGTGGACGATATAATGATACTCTCGTCGGGAGTTATGGTAATGACTATCTCCATGGGGGTACTGGCTCCGATTCGATGTCTGGGGGTAGCGGCAATGATCGCTATGTGGTTGATAACGTAGGCGATCGCATAGTCGAATATTCTAATCGGGGAACCGATCAAGTTTCTTCCTCCATCAACTACACTCTTGGTGATCATCTGGAAAACCTAAGTCTTACGGGTAAGGCTTCTCGTGGCTATGGGAATGCACTAAACAACCGCATTCGTGGCAACAACTTGGCTAACTATATCCGAGGTAGTGCTGGTGATGATCGTCTCTATGGCTATGGTGGCAACGATACTCTCAAAGGGGATGGGGATAATGATTATCTCAATGGAGGTACTGGCTCTGATCGGATGTATGGGGGTAGCGGCAATGATTATCTCAATGGGGGTACTGGCTCTGATCGGATGTCTGGGGGTAGCGGCAATGATCGCTATGTAGTTGATAACGTAGGCGATCGCATAGTCGAATATTCTAATCACGGAACCGATCAAGTTTCTTCCTCTATCAACTACACTCTTGGTGATCATCTGGAAAACCTAAGTCTTACGGGTAAGGCTTCTCGTGGCTATGGTAATGCACTAAACAACAGCATTCGTGGCAACAACTTGGCTAACTATATCCGAGGTAGTGCTGGTGATGATTATCTCTATGGCTATAGTGGCAACGATACTCTTACAGGGGATGGGGATAATGATTATCTCAATGGGGGTACTGGCTCCGATTCCATGTATGGGGGTAGCGGCAATGATCGCTATATAGCAATCCTAAATAGGATGCAACAAGTAGACGGCTTGAAATCAAGGTATAGCAAGGGTTTCAGTTTTGAAAATTGCCACAATCAATTTAGGATTGCTATATAG
- a CDS encoding DUF928 domain-containing protein, producing MPVAEAFPPNHSLSTPVMMASESGNEDGDWGEPHTGSQTGTGQRNDCPDVSGSLTALMPKTNWGKTVSQSPTFWFYVPYSSEQIAVGKFVLQDEQGINQIEPIQFILPETPGFVSFTLPETAPILEVGLDYYWAFELYCHPKSRTPIYVEGWIQRGIANSNMGNQGDVEANQIYQVYWENRIWFDVVNELTQQRLKQPTDKALEAEWLRLLQDAGLDTEQLPTEPILGTVVIE from the coding sequence ATGCCAGTTGCTGAAGCTTTTCCTCCTAATCACAGTTTATCAACACCTGTGATGATGGCTTCAGAATCAGGCAATGAAGATGGTGATTGGGGCGAACCGCATACGGGAAGTCAAACAGGAACAGGACAGAGAAATGACTGTCCTGATGTGAGTGGTTCTCTAACAGCACTGATGCCTAAAACCAACTGGGGAAAAACGGTTTCTCAATCCCCAACGTTTTGGTTTTATGTACCTTACTCTTCAGAACAGATTGCCGTTGGCAAATTTGTGCTACAAGATGAACAGGGCATTAATCAGATTGAACCGATTCAATTTATCCTCCCTGAAACACCTGGCTTTGTCAGTTTTACTCTACCTGAAACGGCTCCTATACTAGAGGTTGGACTTGATTATTATTGGGCATTTGAACTTTACTGCCATCCTAAAAGTCGTACTCCTATCTATGTTGAGGGCTGGATACAACGGGGTATTGCCAATAGCAATATGGGGAATCAAGGTGATGTTGAAGCTAACCAAATTTATCAAGTTTATTGGGAAAACAGGATTTGGTTTGATGTGGTTAATGAGTTAACTCAACAGCGGTTAAAGCAACCTACGGATAAGGCTTTAGAAGCTGAATGGCTCAGATTATTACAAGATGCTGGACTAGACACTGAGCAACTGCCAACCGAACCTATTTTGGGAACAGTCGTTATAGAATAA
- a CDS encoding S-layer family protein: MSLTNTRFATFTSGIGKGQGGNLTVNVSDSVNLFNRSALTANTDGAGNAGHLTVNTSKLIIQNDQYKLESETGISTGALVNSSGQGGNLTVNASEFIKLIGNEPGSFPVNPNPATIQELSLLSVGIATTTEGPGDAGNLTLNTKQLITQDGAGVATVARLDSTGGNGGRLTINANQVWLQGKGGVGSASVGLGNAGELFLNAEQVTVTDGATITADTIGLGDASNLTINTKELLIDNGRVGAATLDLPQPGRAGNLTVNATESLQIRNSGVLSVQASAGGIAGNLTVETKQLMVEDGSIVTVSSPQGQAGNINIDAHRIDLNSGTISAETGVNAGREQEAANINLDRVEFLFIQDGSLIAAQANTQANGGNININAEDGFIIANSSANSDIIATAVEGNGGNIQISAHRIFGLEEQSGSFDALRSNDTNDISASSEFGTDGAITIDDLEIDPVQGAVELPTDTESPPLTQGCQPGMDGTGRFVNTERGGIPPNPSDPISSSVGWEDVQPAISRAEQLEETTAPKVIVEAQGWYVNERGEVILYANSPSTSTGFNCQSR; this comes from the coding sequence ATGTCCTTGACTAACACACGATTTGCTACGTTTACATCCGGGATTGGAAAAGGTCAGGGCGGAAACCTAACTGTCAATGTCTCTGATTCGGTAAATTTGTTCAATCGTTCAGCTTTGACGGCTAATACAGATGGGGCTGGCAACGCGGGACACCTTACCGTTAATACGAGTAAATTGATTATTCAAAATGACCAATATAAATTAGAGTCCGAGACAGGAATTTCTACTGGAGCCCTTGTTAATAGTAGTGGTCAAGGGGGAAATTTAACAGTTAATGCCTCTGAGTTTATCAAGCTAATTGGCAACGAACCCGGATCATTTCCTGTAAACCCAAATCCCGCAACAATTCAAGAGCTGAGTCTGTTAAGTGTCGGTATAGCAACAACAACTGAAGGACCTGGAGATGCAGGAAATCTAACCCTAAATACTAAACAGTTAATTACTCAGGATGGAGCTGGAGTTGCAACAGTGGCAAGACTGGACAGCACAGGAGGAAATGGAGGTCGATTAACAATCAATGCTAACCAAGTGTGGTTGCAGGGGAAAGGGGGTGTGGGAAGTGCCTCCGTGGGACTAGGTAATGCAGGTGAATTATTTTTAAACGCGGAGCAAGTGACAGTCACGGATGGTGCAACAATTACTGCTGATACCATCGGACTCGGAGATGCTAGTAACCTAACCATTAACACCAAAGAACTACTGATTGATAATGGGCGGGTGGGAGCAGCAACTTTAGATTTACCTCAACCCGGAAGGGCTGGAAACCTTACCGTCAATGCCACAGAATCGCTGCAAATTCGCAATTCAGGTGTCCTATCAGTTCAGGCTTCAGCTGGTGGTATTGCCGGAAACTTAACGGTGGAAACCAAGCAGTTAATGGTTGAAGATGGTTCAATCGTCACAGTCAGCAGCCCCCAAGGACAAGCTGGCAATATAAACATTGATGCCCATCGCATTGACCTCAATTCAGGAACCATTAGTGCTGAAACAGGAGTAAATGCAGGTAGGGAACAAGAAGCTGCCAATATTAACTTAGACAGGGTTGAGTTCCTATTTATTCAGGATGGTAGTCTTATTGCGGCTCAAGCCAATACCCAGGCTAATGGAGGAAATATAAACATCAACGCCGAAGATGGCTTTATCATCGCCAATTCCTCTGCAAATAGTGATATTATCGCCACCGCTGTTGAAGGAAATGGGGGCAATATTCAAATTTCAGCCCACCGCATCTTTGGTTTGGAAGAACAATCTGGTTCTTTTGACGCACTAAGAAGTAACGACACTAACGACATTAGTGCCAGTTCTGAGTTTGGCACCGATGGAGCGATTACTATTGATGATTTAGAAATTGACCCAGTACAGGGGGCTGTGGAACTGCCAACTGACACCGAAAGTCCACCCTTAACTCAAGGATGTCAACCGGGTATGGATGGCACAGGGCGTTTTGTCAATACAGAACGGGGAGGCATTCCTCCTAATCCCTCTGACCCGATTAGTAGTAGTGTGGGGTGGGAAGATGTACAGCCCGCAATCTCTAGAGCGGAGCAGTTAGAGGAAACCACTGCGCCTAAGGTGATTGTGGAAGCCCAAGGGTGGTACGTGAATGAGCGAGGAGAGGTTATTTTGTACGCAAACAGTCCCTCAACTTCAACCGGATTTAATTGTCAGTCGCGATGA
- a CDS encoding calcium-binding protein, producing MVESFNQGVDQVDSSLTYTLGVNVENLRLTGSYSISGYGNELNNDILGNSANNVLVGNQGNDQLNGNSGDDILYGDSTRNGVNGNDTLIGGKGDDILVGGLGADNFLFGSVNEGMDWIVDFAQNQGDTIQVSASGFGSGLILGELQANQFTLGAAALQASDRFVYDQTNGSLFFDSDGTGDSSQIQIARLSNIPTLNYTDFSVVV from the coding sequence GTGGTTGAATCCTTCAATCAAGGAGTAGATCAGGTTGATTCATCCTTAACCTACACTCTAGGTGTCAATGTAGAAAATTTGAGATTGACAGGTAGCTATTCTATCTCAGGATATGGTAATGAACTCAACAATGATATCCTGGGCAACAGCGCCAATAATGTCCTTGTGGGGAATCAAGGGAATGATCAACTTAATGGCAACAGCGGTGATGATATCCTCTACGGTGATAGCACCAGGAATGGTGTAAACGGCAATGACACGCTAATTGGTGGCAAGGGCGACGATATTTTGGTTGGTGGATTAGGTGCAGATAACTTCCTATTCGGTTCAGTCAATGAAGGGATGGATTGGATTGTAGACTTTGCTCAAAACCAGGGGGATACAATCCAAGTCTCTGCTAGCGGTTTTGGTAGTGGACTAATTCTGGGCGAATTGCAAGCCAATCAGTTTACCCTTGGTGCAGCGGCTTTACAAGCTAGCGATCGCTTTGTCTACGACCAAACTAATGGTAGCTTGTTCTTCGATTCCGATGGAACCGGAGATTCTAGCCAAATACAAATCGCTCGACTTTCTAACATACCAACGTTAAACTACACCGATTTTAGCGTTGTTGTTTGA